In Saccharicrinis fermentans DSM 9555 = JCM 21142, a genomic segment contains:
- a CDS encoding O-antigen translocase → MDFRFYRHFSKIKDSKLLRISARNSIQVVIQFIIGILKIKITSIWLGPTGMALLSQFMNFVQIASNISGAGITGGTTKMLAAYSYSPKRIRYTITTSTTITIVFSFITSLCIFVLAPHLSQSLMHSQDYTTTFRIAGFFLFFQALTNLSLAILKGKKNYNTFIKYNIFIVISSVAILFPFTVAWGIKGAIWAFLLSFLFSGVFFIKLLKPTWSSFIFFKPIAKRFFGFSLMLFIPITISPVIQIIIRDTIIQHCSITQAGWWDGINRISLTYTSIIFSSLSLYYQPRITELVSFSKIKKEVYDTIKIIMPIVLVGSTSIFLARKLIIPLLFSAEFYEMHNLFLFQCIGDVLKVISWLFATVLVMKENIKYYILCELFMALFRPSIALALIPKYGINSTTLCYLISNITYLIIIYLAFKYHGKKEHIK, encoded by the coding sequence TTGGACTTTCGTTTCTATAGACATTTCAGCAAAATTAAAGACAGTAAACTACTACGTATTTCTGCTCGTAACTCCATCCAGGTAGTGATTCAATTTATAATAGGAATACTTAAAATTAAGATCACATCCATCTGGCTAGGACCCACTGGCATGGCGCTTTTGAGCCAATTCATGAACTTTGTACAAATAGCATCAAATATTTCCGGCGCTGGCATTACAGGAGGAACAACAAAAATGTTAGCTGCTTACTCCTATTCTCCTAAACGAATTCGATATACGATTACTACTTCTACCACCATTACTATCGTATTTTCGTTTATCACCTCACTATGCATCTTCGTTTTAGCTCCCCATCTAAGCCAGAGTTTAATGCATTCTCAGGACTACACTACCACCTTTAGAATAGCAGGCTTCTTCCTATTCTTTCAAGCTTTGACAAATTTATCCTTAGCCATACTAAAAGGGAAAAAGAATTACAATACATTTATAAAATATAACATTTTCATCGTTATATCGTCAGTCGCCATACTCTTTCCCTTTACCGTAGCATGGGGGATAAAAGGCGCCATTTGGGCATTTCTATTGAGCTTCCTGTTCTCGGGAGTGTTTTTTATAAAATTACTTAAGCCAACATGGAGCTCATTTATATTTTTTAAACCGATTGCTAAAAGATTTTTTGGTTTTAGCTTAATGCTATTCATTCCAATCACCATAAGCCCCGTTATTCAGATTATCATCCGTGATACCATTATCCAACATTGTTCGATCACCCAAGCTGGGTGGTGGGATGGCATCAATCGAATTTCACTTACATATACCTCCATTATATTTTCTAGTCTAAGTTTATATTATCAACCCAGGATTACGGAACTAGTAAGTTTTTCAAAAATAAAAAAAGAAGTTTATGATACCATTAAAATAATTATGCCCATCGTTCTCGTGGGAAGTACAAGCATATTTTTAGCCAGAAAACTAATTATTCCACTCTTATTTTCAGCCGAATTTTATGAAATGCACAACTTATTTCTTTTTCAATGCATCGGAGACGTACTAAAGGTCATCTCGTGGCTTTTTGCTACAGTATTAGTGATGAAAGAAAATATAAAATACTACATACTATGCGAACTATTTATGGCATTATTCCGCCCTAGTATAGCATTAGCACTCATCCCCAAATATGGTATTAACAGCACTACCTTATGCTACCTAATATCTAATATTACATATCTCATTATAATATACTTAGCATTCAAATACCATGGTAAAAAAGAACATATCAAGTAA
- a CDS encoding glycosyltransferase family protein, with the protein MKVLLLGDYSGLHLNLAQGLKMLNIDVTVASNGDGWKDIPRNVDLKQPEKFKRIRFLTKLSKALPQLKGYDIVQLINPIFLGTHPWLNDLVFQFIKKHNQYIFLGANGMDYYYCSYAMQGKLKHSVFQVPDIKDDPLIKQHKQALNNKMWVQSNINVAKYAHGITACNVGYFMAYKAIYPDKTTHIPLPIDTSKYAFINNINKNTKAITFFIGKIKGRERRKGIDVIERNLLNLKQKYPHDVMIKTISNLPTAQYTKELNDSHVLCDQKYSYGIGMNALIGLSKGLITGSGADEEMYQLIGENKNRPIINLNVSDNDMLNSFEKLIANKSKLREQAIASRNFAIKHHDTIKIAQEYIDFWKSKM; encoded by the coding sequence ATGAAAGTTTTACTTTTGGGAGATTATAGCGGATTACATTTAAATTTAGCACAAGGTTTAAAAATGTTAAATATTGATGTAACTGTAGCTTCCAACGGAGATGGATGGAAAGATATCCCCCGCAATGTAGATTTAAAACAACCTGAAAAATTCAAAAGAATTCGTTTTTTAACTAAACTTAGCAAGGCATTACCTCAATTAAAAGGTTATGACATTGTACAATTAATCAACCCTATTTTTTTAGGTACGCACCCTTGGCTCAATGATTTAGTTTTCCAATTTATCAAAAAACACAATCAGTATATTTTTCTTGGCGCAAATGGGATGGATTATTACTATTGCAGCTACGCTATGCAAGGGAAACTGAAACACTCTGTCTTTCAAGTTCCAGACATTAAAGACGATCCGCTCATCAAACAACATAAACAAGCACTAAACAACAAAATGTGGGTACAAAGTAATATAAATGTCGCTAAATATGCACATGGAATTACTGCTTGTAATGTCGGGTATTTTATGGCATACAAAGCCATTTATCCAGACAAAACAACCCACATTCCTCTTCCCATTGATACGTCAAAATACGCTTTTATTAACAACATTAACAAAAACACAAAGGCAATTACTTTTTTCATTGGAAAAATAAAAGGACGTGAAAGACGAAAAGGCATAGATGTTATCGAACGTAATTTATTAAATCTAAAACAAAAATATCCTCATGACGTAATGATAAAAACGATTTCAAATTTACCTACAGCTCAATACACCAAAGAACTAAACGACTCACATGTTTTATGTGATCAAAAATACTCATATGGCATTGGAATGAATGCCCTGATAGGACTATCTAAAGGATTAATAACAGGCAGTGGAGCAGATGAAGAAATGTATCAACTCATCGGCGAAAACAAAAACCGACCCATCATTAATCTTAATGTATCAGATAATGACATGCTAAACTCATTTGAGAAACTTATTGCAAATAAATCAAAACTCAGAGAACAGGCAATCGCAAGTCGTAATTTTGCCATAAAACACCATGATACCATTAAAATAGCACAAGAATATATTGACTTCTGGAAATCAAAGATGTAA